The following coding sequences lie in one Treponema sp. OMZ 790 genomic window:
- a CDS encoding adenylate/guanylate cyclase domain-containing protein, whose translation MKKNVLIFICTFLLISCTKPGEPVLNPVVKGVFDAENIGSGDIKILEGDWIFVPNKFVDPSDDFLSYGRFENINTSWDKYGDGLPLYGYGTYAVKIKNIDSTGVYAIKTSTVSSAFVAYLDGREIYRIGTVGHSCENEVFNWDASFIPLPTLGKEEVTLVFHISNFKDNKSGFLKPIEFGFYSTILNAKNKSFSSFTIISAILLLIAAFFLALFIFYPKERQSLYFGLLAANFCLRICCYDEFLLTTIIPQISGNILFRTGYITLSLGIIFFGLYVNNLFGKIKEKYLFIIHIPAILYIGINIFAPMQYTSSLLTAAQIYLLIMAFYNLTLVIKSAFKKDKSALFFLIGLTIFLSLGVRDILIANRIIDGSFVAHLGILILLIPMAIVILNNFKDSSNKIAGMTKQIETTNEALAKFVPNEFMNFLSKKHVDIKLGDNILKDMYIAFIHLGIYTGLTTEEERLTLLKIYNQTLAKINPVIQEHNGFIDKYLTEGLMVLFYGSADDVIKCMFEIQSIVQFENMDREVNNLPKIVFSVGIHYGRLMLGTIGEEQRMDNTVISDVVNVASRLHFYALKKGINIFISEAVKNNTGKPFSDTIEFAYNGLVKFRGKDEPIRIYEVKKT comes from the coding sequence GTGAAAAAAAATGTTTTAATTTTCATATGTACTTTTCTTTTAATATCATGTACAAAGCCCGGTGAACCTGTTTTAAATCCTGTAGTAAAGGGTGTTTTTGATGCTGAAAATATAGGTTCAGGTGATATAAAGATACTTGAAGGGGATTGGATTTTTGTTCCGAACAAATTTGTAGATCCTTCCGATGATTTTTTGTCGTACGGCCGATTTGAAAATATAAATACTTCATGGGATAAATATGGGGACGGACTTCCGCTTTATGGCTATGGAACCTATGCCGTAAAAATAAAAAATATCGATTCAACCGGCGTATATGCAATAAAAACGTCTACGGTTTCTTCTGCCTTTGTTGCATACCTTGATGGTAGAGAAATTTATAGAATCGGAACTGTCGGACATTCCTGCGAAAACGAAGTTTTTAATTGGGATGCTTCTTTTATCCCTCTTCCGACTCTCGGCAAAGAAGAGGTTACTCTCGTCTTTCATATTTCAAATTTCAAAGATAATAAATCGGGATTTTTAAAACCTATAGAATTCGGATTTTATTCTACAATCTTGAATGCAAAAAATAAAAGTTTTTCATCGTTTACAATAATATCCGCTATTCTTTTATTGATTGCCGCATTTTTTCTTGCATTATTTATTTTTTATCCTAAAGAAAGACAATCTCTTTATTTCGGTTTGTTGGCAGCCAATTTTTGTTTAAGGATATGTTGTTATGATGAATTTTTACTTACAACGATAATACCTCAGATAAGCGGAAATATTCTTTTTAGAACAGGCTATATCACACTTTCTCTTGGAATTATTTTTTTTGGTCTATATGTCAATAATTTATTCGGAAAAATAAAAGAAAAATATTTATTTATAATACACATTCCGGCAATCTTGTATATCGGTATAAATATTTTTGCACCAATGCAATATACTTCAAGCTTATTGACGGCAGCACAAATTTATCTTTTGATTATGGCATTTTATAATTTAACACTTGTTATTAAGTCTGCATTTAAAAAAGATAAATCGGCTTTATTTTTCTTGATAGGTTTAACTATTTTTCTATCTTTAGGTGTGAGAGATATTTTAATCGCTAATAGGATTATAGACGGTTCTTTTGTAGCTCACTTAGGAATTTTAATTTTATTGATACCTATGGCCATCGTAATTTTAAATAATTTTAAAGATAGTTCCAATAAGATTGCAGGAATGACAAAACAGATAGAAACAACAAATGAAGCTCTTGCAAAATTTGTTCCCAATGAGTTTATGAATTTTTTGAGTAAAAAACATGTCGATATTAAATTAGGCGATAATATTCTAAAAGATATGTATATAGCATTTATACATTTAGGTATTTACACCGGTTTGACAACTGAAGAAGAACGCTTGACTTTACTTAAAATATATAATCAAACCTTGGCAAAGATAAATCCTGTCATTCAAGAACATAACGGATTTATTGATAAATATCTGACTGAAGGGTTAATGGTTCTTTTTTATGGTTCTGCAGATGATGTTATAAAATGTATGTTTGAAATTCAATCCATTGTTCAATTTGAAAATATGGATAGAGAAGTAAATAATTTGCCCAAAATAGTTTTTTCCGTAGGAATTCACTATGGACGGTTAATGTTAGGCACTATCGGAGAAGAACAAAGAATGGATAATACCGTTATATCCGATGTTGTTAATGTCGCTTCTCGTCTGCACTTTTATGCATTAAAAAAAGGAATTAATATATTTATCAGTGAAGCGGTAAAAAATAATACCGGCAAACCCTTTTCCGATACGATTGAATTTGCATATAATGGTTTGGTAAAATTTAGGGGAAAGGACGAGCCTATCAGAATATATGAGGTAAAAAAAACATGA
- a CDS encoding KHG/KDPG aldolase/sugar kinase fusion protein, which translates to MNKILKQIEKIGIVPVIVLENEKDALPLGTALSNAGLLCAEITFRTEAAEKAIEIFSKKFPDFLVGAGTVLSPEQADKAIAAGAKFIVSPGLNPKVVEHCVNLGFPVIPGVSTAGEIEQAMSFGLNTVKFFPAEAAGGLKFIKALSAPYSNIKFMPTGGINAQNIAEYAAFSKVIACGGSWMVSKELIKSGNFKKIEEEAGLALEIIKNARNPKKNSTEKKPVVSGKKILTAGTEENKVPKVITMGEIMLRLSPTGFNRFVQADALDLVFGGAEANVAVSLANFGMQSSYITKVPAHEIGQAAINSLRRYGVDVSGIIRGGYRIGIYFLEKGASQRASKVIYDRAHSAIAEASPSDFNWKEIFKGASWFHFTGITPALSKNAAEICLDACKTARSMGITVSCDLNYRKKLWTPDEAKETMSRICEFVDICISNEEDAEQVFGITSKNTVVSSGKLNEKGYKEVAAKLCKKFGFQKVGITLRESTSASENNWSAMLYVKGKAYFSKKYTMQVVDRLGGGDSFAAALICAELKGFKPQKQIDFASAASCLKHSINGDFNQVSFDEVLTLAQGDASGRVQR; encoded by the coding sequence ATGAATAAAATCTTGAAGCAAATCGAAAAAATAGGGATTGTACCGGTCATCGTTTTAGAGAATGAAAAAGATGCTCTTCCGTTAGGAACGGCCCTCTCTAATGCCGGGCTTCTATGTGCAGAAATCACATTTAGAACGGAAGCAGCCGAAAAAGCCATAGAGATTTTTTCTAAGAAATTCCCGGATTTTCTTGTAGGAGCAGGCACGGTCTTATCTCCTGAACAAGCCGACAAAGCAATTGCTGCCGGTGCCAAGTTCATAGTAAGCCCCGGGCTAAACCCTAAGGTCGTAGAGCATTGCGTTAATTTAGGCTTTCCCGTTATTCCCGGAGTTTCCACAGCGGGAGAAATCGAACAAGCCATGAGCTTCGGCCTTAATACCGTAAAATTCTTCCCGGCTGAAGCCGCGGGCGGGTTAAAATTTATAAAAGCTCTTTCCGCACCCTATTCAAACATAAAATTCATGCCGACCGGCGGAATAAACGCCCAAAATATTGCGGAATATGCGGCCTTTTCAAAGGTAATAGCCTGCGGCGGAAGCTGGATGGTTTCAAAAGAGCTTATAAAATCAGGCAATTTTAAAAAGATAGAAGAAGAGGCTGGTCTTGCCTTAGAGATAATAAAAAATGCCCGAAATCCTAAAAAAAATTCCACAGAAAAAAAACCTGTAGTATCCGGCAAAAAGATTTTAACCGCCGGCACTGAAGAAAATAAAGTACCCAAGGTTATAACTATGGGCGAAATCATGCTACGCCTTTCTCCCACAGGCTTTAACCGTTTTGTTCAAGCCGATGCCCTCGATTTGGTCTTTGGAGGAGCAGAAGCGAATGTGGCTGTTTCTTTAGCCAACTTCGGAATGCAGTCTTCATACATAACAAAGGTTCCGGCCCATGAGATAGGCCAAGCTGCAATAAATTCCTTGCGCCGTTACGGAGTAGATGTTTCAGGCATAATCCGCGGGGGGTACCGAATCGGCATCTATTTTTTAGAAAAAGGAGCCTCTCAGCGTGCCTCTAAGGTAATATACGATAGGGCTCATTCCGCCATTGCCGAAGCCTCACCTAGCGACTTTAACTGGAAAGAAATTTTTAAGGGAGCATCATGGTTCCATTTTACGGGAATCACTCCTGCCTTGAGCAAAAATGCAGCCGAAATTTGCTTGGATGCCTGCAAAACGGCAAGATCAATGGGCATTACCGTTTCATGCGACCTTAACTACCGCAAAAAACTGTGGACTCCCGATGAAGCAAAAGAAACTATGAGCCGTATTTGCGAGTTTGTCGATATCTGTATTTCAAATGAAGAAGATGCAGAACAAGTTTTTGGAATAACTTCAAAAAACACGGTCGTAAGTTCAGGCAAACTGAATGAAAAAGGCTACAAAGAAGTTGCCGCAAAACTATGCAAAAAATTCGGCTTTCAAAAAGTGGGAATCACTCTGAGGGAATCAACCTCAGCCAGCGAAAACAACTGGTCGGCCATGCTTTATGTAAAAGGCAAGGCCTACTTCAGCAAAAAATACACAATGCAGGTTGTTGACCGATTGGGAGGAGGCGACAGTTTTGCCGCAGCCCTAATCTGTGCCGAATTAAAAGGCTTTAAACCGCAAAAACAAATTGATTTTGCTTCGGCGGCTTCCTGTCTAAAGCACTCCATAAACGGCGACTTTAATCAGGTTTCATTCGATGAAGTTTTAACCCTCGCTCAAGGTGATGCATCCGGAAGAGTGCAGAGGTAG
- a CDS encoding PIN domain-containing protein — protein MKYFLDSNIVIYFITGKFRKIGEKLEEHEKDIVIPSVVLAELEYGARNSNDYEKTISVYKPFLDLYPTAVFDKKSSVEYGKLRKILSSNGVIIGPNDMMIAATVLANGGTLVTHNVGEFSRIEGLLIEDWAMEELV, from the coding sequence GTGAAGTATTTTTTAGATTCAAACATTGTAATCTATTTCATAACGGGAAAATTTCGTAAGATTGGAGAAAAACTGGAAGAACATGAAAAAGATATAGTCATTCCGTCTGTTGTGCTTGCCGAGCTTGAATATGGAGCAAGAAATTCCAATGATTATGAAAAAACAATTTCAGTTTATAAACCGTTTTTGGATTTATATCCGACAGCAGTTTTTGATAAAAAATCATCGGTAGAATACGGAAAATTAAGAAAAATTTTATCTTCAAATGGTGTGATAATCGGTCCGAATGACATGATGATTGCCGCAACAGTTCTAGCAAATGGAGGAACATTGGTAACACACAATGTCGGAGAGTTTTCAAGAATTGAAGGTTTATTAATTGAGGATTGGGCTATGGAAGAGTTGGTATAA
- a CDS encoding type II toxin-antitoxin system RelB/DinJ family antitoxin, whose translation MANTTLVQVRVDEALKDEVTNIYKHYGLDLPTAIRIFMKKTVAVNGLPFDLRDDSNKKNIWHYFGSGKDIEMNIPTEPDFSADTRLEAM comes from the coding sequence ATGGCAAATACGACACTTGTTCAAGTTAGAGTTGATGAAGCTCTAAAAGATGAAGTTACTAATATCTATAAGCATTACGGACTGGATTTACCGACAGCTATCAGGATTTTTATGAAAAAAACAGTTGCAGTTAATGGACTTCCTTTCGATCTTAGAGATGACTCAAATAAAAAGAATATCTGGCACTATTTTGGAAGCGGTAAAGATATTGAAATGAATATCCCCACTGAACCGGATTTCTCTGCTGACACAAGACTGGAGGCAATGTGA
- a CDS encoding Rpn family recombination-promoting nuclease/putative transposase: MSTSNRKYKDSVFVDLFSEDEKAKENFLSLYNALHGTNLPLSCPVENIRLDNVMYMNIINDVSCLVDGKIIVLAEHQSTINENMPLRFLEYIARLYEKLQAPTDRYLKKLSKIPTPEFYVFYNGVEDYPETTVLKLSDAFITKPEQVPMELTVQVLNINTDKANKVLTVCKPLEEYSLFVEEVRKQTQLDHENGFTNAVNICIEKGILKEYLMRKSREVINMLVAEYDYDTDIAVQRQESLMIGIKQGIEQGFADGSYQTKLETAKNLTEMGFAVEAIAKATGLSKEEIEKL; encoded by the coding sequence ATGAGTACTTCAAACAGAAAATACAAAGATTCAGTATTCGTTGATTTGTTTAGTGAAGACGAAAAGGCAAAAGAAAATTTTTTATCGCTTTATAATGCCTTGCATGGTACAAATTTGCCGCTTTCTTGTCCTGTAGAAAATATAAGGCTGGATAATGTTATGTATATGAATATAATCAACGATGTTTCCTGCCTTGTAGACGGTAAGATCATAGTGCTTGCAGAGCATCAATCCACAATAAACGAGAATATGCCTCTACGCTTTTTAGAGTATATAGCAAGGCTCTATGAAAAACTTCAAGCACCCACAGACAGGTATTTAAAAAAATTATCAAAAATACCTACGCCTGAATTCTATGTATTTTATAACGGTGTTGAAGATTATCCTGAAACTACAGTTCTAAAGTTATCCGATGCGTTCATCACAAAGCCCGAACAAGTGCCGATGGAATTGACTGTGCAAGTCTTAAACATCAATACCGATAAGGCAAACAAAGTTCTAACGGTGTGTAAACCGCTTGAAGAATACAGCCTTTTTGTTGAAGAGGTAAGAAAGCAAACGCAGCTTGACCATGAAAACGGCTTTACCAATGCAGTAAATATATGTATAGAAAAAGGAATCTTAAAAGAATATTTAATGAGAAAATCAAGGGAGGTAATCAATATGTTAGTGGCAGAATACGATTATGATACGGATATAGCTGTACAAAGACAAGAAAGCCTAATGATTGGAATAAAACAAGGCATTGAACAAGGATTTGCAGACGGCTCTTATCAAACTAAACTCGAAACAGCAAAAAACTTAACAGAAATGGGCTTTGCAGTAGAAGCTATCGCAAAAGCTACAGGTTTAAGCAAAGAAGAAATAGAAAAACTGTAA